In the Sebastes fasciatus isolate fSebFas1 chromosome 20, fSebFas1.pri, whole genome shotgun sequence genome, one interval contains:
- the LOC141758296 gene encoding neoverrucotoxin subunit alpha-like isoform X1: protein MAVAALGRPFTLGMLYDGCKDELIPGITLWDETALQKNTIRTSHHSSKFEITTSDSIEDKSSLLDVDASLKASFLCGLIEVEGSAKYLNDHKKFKNQSRVTCQYKATTSFTQLSMIDIATMNTQQIEVIEKGFATHVVTGILYGANAFFVFDSEKLEASSVQDIQGSMKAVIKKIPSFNIEGKVDIKLSDKEKELTEKFSCKFFGDFLLESNPSTFEDAVKTYIQLPKLLGEKAENGVPVKVWLMPLNNLYSKAAELTSEISVGIVRKAEEVLEDLHHLEKRCNDSLEDKAVTDFPQIHEKLSSFQTLCVDFRSVLQQTMAKKLPLIRAGEEDESKLKEVLEDRDKSPFSHEKLTEWLDNKEREINVIRSCVETMEGAKIVLNQSELDREVFAPDVEDVLCFVFTSLESADPCLDEMANYLDSSNSRCTNEDPWYFSGEVITKMRDKAKAFQDLPKALKNSSRFSFLVAAIANEKYKGASIYHYKNGNLVTDDFSKPDITDVENVTDRRDLIWYARDLTLDPDTARQTLTLSKDNKKATHGEYQKYPDLPQRFDGFDQVLCKEALTGRCYWEVEWSAGSSEDVAVGVCYRGMFRKGSDDRCVIGYNVMSWCLGHRWTSPKATLYAVHNSQIHDFSFPATGCTRLGVYLDWPAGTLSYYKVSANTLSHIHTFRNKFSEPVYPAFTIWRESNYVSLCL from the exons ATGGCGGTGGCTGCCCTGGGACGACCATTCACCTTAGGAATGTTGTATGACGGttgcaaagatgaactgataCCAG GTATCACATTGTGGGATGAAACAGCTCTGCAAAAGAACACCATTAGGACCTCTCACCACAGCAGTAAATTCGAAATAACCACATCTGATTCTATTGAAGACAAGTCCTCCCTGCTGGATGTTGATGCTTCTCTGAAGGCCAGTTTCCTGTGTGGActgattgaagttgaaggatcTGCCAAGTATCTGAATGATCATAAGAAATTCaagaatcagagcagagtgacgTGTCAGTACAAAGCTACCACCAGCTTCACACAGCTGTCAATGATTGACATTGCAACCATGAATACCCAACAGATAGAGGTTATTGAGAAGGGCTTTGCAACACATGTAGTCACAGGCATCCTTTATGGGGCAAatgctttctttgtgtttgaCAGTGAGAAGTTGGAAGCCAGCAGCGTTCAGGACATCCAGGGcagcatgaaagctgtgataaAGAAGATCCCCTCATTTAATATTGAGGGGAAAGTTGACATAAAGCTGtctgataaagaaaaagagcTGACTGAGAAATTCTCCTGCAAATTCTTTGGAGACTTCCTTCTTGAGAGCAACCCTTCAACATTTGAAGATGCAGTGAAGACCTACATACAACTTCCAAAGCTACTGGGAGAAAAGGCAGAGAACGGTGTGCCAGTGAAGGTCTGGCTGATGCCACTGAATAATTTGTATTCCAAAGCTGCTGAGCTGACGAGTGAGATCAGCGTTGGAATAGTGAGGAAGGCTGAAGAAGTTCTGGAGGACCTGCATCATCTGGAAAAACGATGCAACGATTCTCTGGAGGACAAGGCAGTGACAGATTTTCCACAAATTCATGAAAAGTTGAGCAGTTTCCAGACACTCTGTGTCGATTTCAGATCTGTACTCCAACAAACCATGGCAAAGAAGCTTCCCTTGATCAGGGCAGGTGAGGAAGATGAGAGCAAATTAAAAGAAGTCTTAGAAGACCGAGACAAGTCACCATTCAGTCACGAGAAATTAACCGAGTGGCTGGataataaagagagagaaatcaacGTCATCCGGTCCTGTGTAGAGACCATGGAGGGAGCAAAGATCGTCCTGAATCAGTCCGagctggacagagaggtttTTGCACCAGATGTAGAAGATGttctgtgctttgttttcaCCTCCCTGGAGAGTGCTGACCCCTGCCTTGATGAGATGGCAAACTACTTGGATTCATCTAATTCAAGATGTACCAATGAAGATCCGTGGTACTTCTCAGGTGAAGTGATAACCAAAATGAGAGACAAAGCCAAAGCTTTCCAAGATCTTCCCAAAGCCTTGAAGAACAGCAGCAGATTCTCTTTCCTTGTAGCTGCCATTGCAAATGAGAAATACAAAGGAGCAAGCATCTACCATTACAAGAACGGCAATCTGGTCACTGATGACTTCTCAAAGCCTGACATCACTGATGTGGAAAATGTAACAGACAGAAGAGATTTAATCTGGT ATGCCCGTGATCTCACCCTGGACCCAGACACAGCCCGCCAGACCCTAACTCTGTCTAAGGACAACAAGAAGGCGACACACGGAGAATATCAGAAGTATCCTGACCTCCCACAGAGATTTGATGGTTTCGATCAGGTTCTGTGCAAAGAGGCGCTGACTGGGCGCTgctactgggaggtggagtggagtGCTGGCAGCAGTGAGGATGTTGCTGTTGGTGTTTGCTACAGAGGAATGTTCAGGAAAGGAAGTGATGACAGGTGCGTGATTGGATATAATGTCATGTCCTGGTGTCTCGGCCACAGGTGGACCTCACCCAAAGCTACTCTCTATGCAGTCCATAATAGTCAGATCCATGATTTCTCTTTTCCTGCTACTGGCTGCACCCGGCTGGGAGTGTATCTGGACTGGCCTGCCGGCACTCTGTCTTACTACAAGGTCTCAGCCAACACACTGAGTCACATCCACACCTTCCGCAACAAGTTCTCTGAGCCTGTTTACCCAGCCTTCACGATTTGGCGTGAATCCAACTACGTGTCGCTGTGTCTGTAA
- the LOC141759009 gene encoding cytolytic toxin-beta, which translates to MAVAALGRPFTLGMLYDGRKDELIPGITLWDETALQKNTIWSSQHSSEFQIATSDSTEETTSLLDVDASLKASFLSGLIEVEGSAKYLNDTKKYKNQSRVTCQYKATTDFTHLLMNDIATMNTQQIEVIEKGFATHVVTGIQYGANAFFVFDSGKLEASSVQDIQGSMKAVIKKIPSFNIEGKVDIKLSDKEKALTEKFSCKFFGDFLLESNPSTFVDAVKTYIQLPKLLGEKAEKGVPVKVWLMPLKNLYSKAAELTSVISVVFLWLFPNRP; encoded by the exons ATGGCGGTGGCTGCCCTGGGACGACCATTCACCTTAGGAATGTTGTATGACGGTCGCAAAGATGAACTGATACCAG GTATCACATTGTGGGATGAAACAGCTCTGCAAAAGAACACCATTTGGAGCTCTCAGCACAGCAGTGAATTTCAAATAGCCACATCTGATTCTACTGAAGAAACTACCTCCCTGCTGGATGTTGATGCTTCTCTGAAGGCCAGTTTCCTGAGTGGActgattgaagttgaaggatcTGCCAAGTATCTGAATGATACGAAGAAATACaagaatcagagcagagtgacgTGTCAGTACAAAGCTACCACCGACTTCACACATCTGTTAATGAATGACATTGCAACCATGAATACCCAACAGATAGAGGTTATTGAGAAGGGCTTCGCAACACATGTAGTCACAGGCATCCAATATGGGGCAAatgctttctttgtgtttgaCAGTGGGAAGTTGGAAGCCAGCAGCGTTCAGGACATCCAGGGcagcatgaaagctgtgataaAGAAGATCCCCTCATTTAATATTGAGGGGAAAGTTGACATCAAGCTGTCTGATAAAGAAAAAGCCCTGACTGAGAAATTCTCCTGCAAATTCTTTGGAGACTTCCTTCTTGAGAGCAACCCTTCAACATTTGTAGATGCAGTGAAGACCTACATACAACTTCCAAAGCTACTGGGAGAAAAGGCAGAGAAGGGTGTGCCAGTGAAGGTCTGGCTGATGCCACTGAAGAACTTGTATTCCAAAGCTGCTGAGCTGACGAGTGTGATCAGCGTTGTGTTtctatggctgtttcctaacaggccatag
- the LOC141758296 gene encoding stonustoxin subunit alpha-like isoform X2, with translation MAVAALGRPFTLGMLYDGCKDELIPGITLWDETALQKNTIRTSHHSSKFEITTSDSIEDKSSLLDVDASLKASFLCGLIEVEGSAKYLNDHKKFKNQSRVTCQYKATTSFTQLSMIDIATMNTQQIEVIEKGFATHVVTGILYGANAFFVFDSEKLEASSVQDIQGSMKAVIKKIPSFNIEGKVDIKLSDKEKELTEKFSCKFFGDFLLESNPSTFEDAVKTYIQLPKLLGEKAENGVPVKVWLMPLNNLYSKAAELTSEISVGIVRKAEEVLEDLHHLEKRCNDSLEDKAVTDFPQIHEKLSSFQTLCVDFRSVLQQTMAKKLPLIRAGEEDESKLKEVLEDRDKSPFSHEKLTEWLDNKEREINVIRSCVETMEGAKIVLNQSELDREVFAPDVEDVLCFVFTSLESADPCLDEMANYLDSSNSRCTNEDPWYFSGEVITKMRDKAKAFQDLPKALKNSSRFSFLVAAIANEKYKGASIYHYKNGNLVTDDFSKPDITDVENVTDRRDLIWYACDLTLDPDTASQTLTLSKDSKKATKGAEQSYPDLPQRFVHFPQVLCREELTGRCYWEVEWSNGSKENVAVGVCYRGMFRKGKDDRCLLGYNLMSWCLGHKWFPPKATLYEEHNKQWNDLPFPDTGCTRLGVYLDWPAGTLSFYKVSADTLSHIHTFCNKFSEPVYPAFLIWCESNYAFLCL, from the exons ATGGCGGTGGCTGCCCTGGGACGACCATTCACCTTAGGAATGTTGTATGACGGttgcaaagatgaactgataCCAG GTATCACATTGTGGGATGAAACAGCTCTGCAAAAGAACACCATTAGGACCTCTCACCACAGCAGTAAATTCGAAATAACCACATCTGATTCTATTGAAGACAAGTCCTCCCTGCTGGATGTTGATGCTTCTCTGAAGGCCAGTTTCCTGTGTGGActgattgaagttgaaggatcTGCCAAGTATCTGAATGATCATAAGAAATTCaagaatcagagcagagtgacgTGTCAGTACAAAGCTACCACCAGCTTCACACAGCTGTCAATGATTGACATTGCAACCATGAATACCCAACAGATAGAGGTTATTGAGAAGGGCTTTGCAACACATGTAGTCACAGGCATCCTTTATGGGGCAAatgctttctttgtgtttgaCAGTGAGAAGTTGGAAGCCAGCAGCGTTCAGGACATCCAGGGcagcatgaaagctgtgataaAGAAGATCCCCTCATTTAATATTGAGGGGAAAGTTGACATAAAGCTGtctgataaagaaaaagagcTGACTGAGAAATTCTCCTGCAAATTCTTTGGAGACTTCCTTCTTGAGAGCAACCCTTCAACATTTGAAGATGCAGTGAAGACCTACATACAACTTCCAAAGCTACTGGGAGAAAAGGCAGAGAACGGTGTGCCAGTGAAGGTCTGGCTGATGCCACTGAATAATTTGTATTCCAAAGCTGCTGAGCTGACGAGTGAGATCAGCGTTGGAATAGTGAGGAAGGCTGAAGAAGTTCTGGAGGACCTGCATCATCTGGAAAAACGATGCAACGATTCTCTGGAGGACAAGGCAGTGACAGATTTTCCACAAATTCATGAAAAGTTGAGCAGTTTCCAGACACTCTGTGTCGATTTCAGATCTGTACTCCAACAAACCATGGCAAAGAAGCTTCCCTTGATCAGGGCAGGTGAGGAAGATGAGAGCAAATTAAAAGAAGTCTTAGAAGACCGAGACAAGTCACCATTCAGTCACGAGAAATTAACCGAGTGGCTGGataataaagagagagaaatcaacGTCATCCGGTCCTGTGTAGAGACCATGGAGGGAGCAAAGATCGTCCTGAATCAGTCCGagctggacagagaggtttTTGCACCAGATGTAGAAGATGttctgtgctttgttttcaCCTCCCTGGAGAGTGCTGACCCCTGCCTTGATGAGATGGCAAACTACTTGGATTCATCTAATTCAAGATGTACCAATGAAGATCCGTGGTACTTCTCAGGTGAAGTGATAACCAAAATGAGAGACAAAGCCAAAGCTTTCCAAGATCTTCCCAAAGCCTTGAAGAACAGCAGCAGATTCTCTTTCCTTGTAGCTGCCATTGCAAATGAGAAATACAAAGGAGCAAGCATCTACCATTACAAGAACGGCAATCTGGTCACTGATGACTTCTCAAAGCCTGACATCACTGATGTGGAAAATGTAACAGACAGAAGAGATTTAATCTGGT ATGCCTGTGATCTCACCCTGGACCCAGACACAGCCAGCCAGACCCTAACTCTGTCTAAGGACAGCAAGAAGGCGACAAAAGGAGCTGAGCAGTCGTATCCTGACCTCCCACAGAGATTTGTTCATTTTCCTCAGGTTCTGTGCAGAGAGGAGCTGACTGGGCGCTgctactgggaggtggagtggagtAATGGCAGCAAGGAGAATGTTGCTGTTGGTGTTTGCTACAGAGGAATGTtcaggaaaggaaaagatgacaGGTGCCTGCTTGGATATAATCTCATGTCCTGGTGTCTCGGACACAAATGGTTTCCACCCAAAGCTACTCTCTATGAAGAGCATAATAAGCAGTGGAATGATTTGCCTTTTCCTGATACTGGCTGCACCCGGCTGGGAGTGTATCTGGACTGGCCTGCCGGCACTCTGTCTTTCTACAAGGTCTCAGCCGACACACTGAGCCACATCCACACCTTCTGCAACAAGTTTTCTGAGCCTGTTTACCCAGCCTTCTTGATTTGGTGTGAATCCAACTACGCGTTCCTGTGTCTGTAA
- the LOC141758298 gene encoding hydroxycarboxylic acid receptor 2-like, with protein MQSELSENFNTTVLNLTTPIPGGSCPPVGIQLEGVILPPLLIIDVILGLLGNVVALWIFCFKLKAWNPNNLFLFNLVIADFLALVSLPLRIDALLRGHWVFGDGMCRINLFLMFSNRSASIALMTVVAIYRYFKVVHPHHRFNRMTKRHAAFVSVFVWLLVISPRVPMLAYNHIKGSGDKTQCFFFTSYKEASRAIIILVGMHRILTVLEFIIPMAMLLFCSVRISCFLKQRQMGKPDKVRKAMRVCVAVVAVFMVCFLPTTVTTIGVWVIRSYRPWDCASFYTFTQLTIVSLGLNFLNSALDPIVYVFSSSMFRKALCSSLPSALRCRQDAGDGENAASSSASQSTTQQELKSMRADRKSEAM; from the exons ATGCAATCAGAGCTAAGTGAAAACTTCAACACCACAGTGTTAAACTTGACGACCCCGATCCCTGGTGGCAGCTGTCCACCAGTCGGTATCCAACTGGAGGGTGTGATCCTGCCCCCACTCCTCATCATTGATGTCATACTGGGGCTGCTGGGAAACGTAGTTGCTCTGTGGATCTTCTGCTTCAAACTGAAGGCGTGGAACCCCAACAACCTGTTCCTCTTCAACCTGGTCATCGCCGACTTCCTGGCTCTGGTGAGTCTGCCGCTGAGGATCGACGCCTTGCTCAGGGGCCACTGGGTGTTTGGAGACGGAATGTGCCGGATCAACCTCTTCCTGATGTTTTCCAACCGCTCGGCCAGCATCGCACTCATGACCGTGGTCGCAATTTACCGCTACTTTAAG GTGGTCCACCCTCACCACCGGTTCAACCGCATGACCAAGCGCCACGCTGCCTTCGTATCCGTGTTCGTCTGGCTGCTGGTGATCAGTCCTCGGGTTCCCATGCTGGCGTACAACCACATCAAGGGCAGCGGGGACAAAACCCAGTGCTTCTTCTTCACTTCGTACAAAGAGGCGTCGCGGGCCATCATCATCCTGGTGGGCATGCACCGCATCCTGACGGTGCTGGAGTTCATCATCCCGATGGCCATGCTGCTGTTCTGCTCCGTCCGGATCTCCTGCTTCCTGAAGCAGCGACAGATGGGGAAACCAGACAAGGTGCGAAAGGCGATGAGAGTGTGCGTGGCCGTCGTCGCAGTGTTCATGGTGTGCTTCCTGCCCACCACGGTGACGACCATCGGGGTGTGGGTCATCCGTTCGTACCGGCCGTGGGACTGCGCCTCCTTCTACACCTTCACCCAGCTCACCATCGTGTCTCTGGGCCTGAACTTCCTGAACTCGGCTCTAGACCCCATCGTCTACGTCTTCTCCAGCTCCATGTTCAGGAAGGCCCTCTGCAGCTCGCTGCCGAGCGCCCTGCGCTGCAGACAGGACGCAGGCGACGGCGAGAACGCAGCGTCCTCGTCAGCATCTCAGTCGACCACCCAGCAGGAACTGAAATCCATGAGGGCCGACAGAAAGAGTGAAGCCATGTAG